One Molothrus ater isolate BHLD 08-10-18 breed brown headed cowbird chromosome 14, BPBGC_Mater_1.1, whole genome shotgun sequence DNA segment encodes these proteins:
- the LOC118698750 gene encoding TLR adapter interacting with SLC15A4 on the lysosome-like, with protein MLAEGILTRLIYRESCHQDKPRKSPASQKAKEGIWRQKLVDIPKIEGFADGCEKQEKLSARSSKVEAGSSPRWGSIEKEPAKDQEMLVKGTASPAVHIPKRGGSLDEVDLYRSWPCNSIYQHYPDLQIGGDRVGGDSGCVLDHVCDELPDGPVLLSIDIPLGQSPLCEHPKKPSGMSLPGDEAGERSLLLSKEPLSSSTLNNYMEAKVAELYKQFFEESLARCGSITNLLTCSWIRNSLDQISVQISQEQNIETSKARGALLHSLALFSSRNAPNRNSSEFSTPNLQISNTGAAKWSCRVEFTS; from the coding sequence ATGCTGGCAGAAGGCATCCTAACGAGGCTCATCTACAGAGAAAGCTGTCATCAAGATAAGCCTCGCAAATCTCCTGCATCCCAAAAGGCTAAAGAGGGAATCTGGAGACAGAAACTTGTCGACATCCCAAAAATTGAAGGCTTTGCTGATGGATGTGAGAAGCAGGAGAAGctctctgccaggagcagcaaagTGGAAGCCGGGAGCAGCCCCCGATGGGGATCCATAGAAAAGGAGCCTGCAAAGGATCAGGAAATGCTGGTTAAAGGCACTGCATCCCCAGCTGTACATATCCCCAAGAGAGGAGGGAGCCTAGACGAGGTGGATTTGTACAGATCCTGGCCATGCAACAGCATTTACCAGCACTACCCTGACCTGCAGATCGGGGGGGACCGGGTGGGGGGTGACTCAGGCTGTGTCCTGGACCACGTGTGTGATGAGCTCCCTGATgggcctgtcctgctctccatAGACATTCCCCTGGGTCAGTCCCCTCTGTGTGAGCATCCCAAAAAGCCCAGTGGGATGTCCCTGCCTGGAGATGAAGCTGGAGAAAGGAGCCTCCTGCTCAGTAAGGAGCCCCTGTCCAGCTCCACACTAAACAATTATATGGAAGCCAAAGTGGCAGAGCTCTACAAACAGTTTTTTGAAGAAAGCCTGGCCAGGTGTGGTTCCATAACAAACCTCTTGACCTGCAGCTGGATAAGGAACAGCCTGGACCAGATAAGTGTTCAGATCTCCCAGGAGCAGAACATAGAAACCTCCAAAGCCAGAGGAGCCCTCTTGCACTCGTTGGCTTTGTTCAGCTCCCGCAATGCTCCCAACAGGAACAGCTCCGAGTtcagcaccccaaacctccaAATCTCCAACACAGGGGCTGCAAaatggagctgcagggtggaATTCACATCCTGA